From a region of the Paenibacillus sp. R14(2021) genome:
- the gcvPA gene encoding aminomethyl-transferring glycine dehydrogenase subunit GcvPA yields the protein MTEQDQADMLATIGVPSTEELFRDIPEEIRYRGVLPMSSSLDEFSLLGHMKELAGRNADTDSYTSFLGAGIYDHHLPVVINHMISRSEFYTAYTPYQPEISQGELQAIFEFQSYICELTGMAVANASMYDGVTALSEAGALAAGATKRKQLIISRTVHPEAREMVRTMAHGLNLDIAEVGYANGVTDLAALKEALTSETAAVLVQSPNFFGCVEDLAAIAPIIHDVKGLFVVSTNPISLGLIEAPGKLGADIVVGDAQPLGISQSLGGPTCGFFAVAEPLMRRMPGRIVGQTTDIDGKRGFVLTLQAREQHIRREKATSNICSNQALLALCASIYLSTMGKQGLRDVANLNLQKAHYASGQLASQNGIQLPFSAPFFNEFVIQLPEGTSVKELNLQLLQAGVLGGYDLGLAYPELKGHMLIAVTEKRTRAEIESFASRLGVLA from the coding sequence ATGACCGAGCAGGACCAAGCCGATATGCTCGCGACGATCGGCGTTCCATCCACCGAAGAGCTATTCCGGGATATCCCGGAGGAGATCCGCTATAGAGGCGTACTGCCGATGTCTTCCTCGCTCGACGAATTCTCGCTGCTGGGACACATGAAGGAATTGGCCGGCCGCAACGCGGATACCGACAGCTATACCAGCTTCCTCGGTGCAGGCATCTATGACCATCATCTTCCCGTCGTCATTAACCATATGATTTCACGCTCCGAATTCTATACCGCGTATACGCCATATCAGCCGGAAATCAGCCAAGGAGAGCTGCAGGCGATCTTCGAATTTCAATCCTATATCTGCGAATTGACAGGGATGGCCGTCGCGAATGCAAGCATGTATGACGGCGTAACGGCATTGTCGGAAGCTGGTGCTCTCGCCGCTGGCGCAACAAAGCGCAAGCAGCTCATCATCTCCCGCACGGTTCATCCGGAAGCCCGCGAGATGGTCCGCACCATGGCTCACGGCCTCAACCTCGATATCGCCGAAGTCGGCTATGCGAATGGCGTGACCGACCTGGCCGCTCTGAAGGAAGCCTTAACTTCGGAGACGGCAGCCGTGCTCGTGCAATCGCCGAACTTCTTTGGCTGCGTCGAGGATCTCGCCGCGATTGCACCGATCATTCACGACGTTAAAGGCTTGTTCGTCGTCAGCACCAATCCGATCTCGCTCGGATTGATCGAAGCGCCAGGAAAGCTTGGCGCCGACATCGTCGTCGGCGATGCGCAGCCGCTTGGCATCTCGCAATCGCTCGGCGGACCGACCTGCGGCTTCTTCGCGGTTGCCGAGCCGCTGATGCGGCGGATGCCCGGACGAATCGTCGGACAGACGACCGATATCGACGGCAAGCGCGGCTTCGTGCTGACGCTGCAAGCGCGCGAACAGCATATCCGCCGCGAGAAGGCGACCTCCAACATTTGCTCAAACCAAGCGCTGCTCGCGCTGTGCGCGTCGATCTATTTGTCCACGATGGGCAAGCAAGGGCTGCGCGATGTCGCGAACCTGAACCTGCAGAAGGCGCACTACGCGTCCGGCCAGCTCGCAAGCCAGAACGGCATTCAACTGCCTTTCTCGGCGCCATTCTTTAATGAATTCGTTATCCAGCTTCCTGAAGGAACATCCGTGAAAGAATTGAACCTGCAGCTGCTTCAAGCCGGCGTGCTTGGCGGCTATGACCTTGGGCTCGCTTATCCCGAGCTGAAAGGCCATATGCTCATTGCCGTTACCGAGAAGCGGACCCGTGCGGAAATTGAAAGCTTTGCAAGCAGACTGGGGGTACTGGCATGA
- the gcvPB gene encoding aminomethyl-transferring glycine dehydrogenase subunit GcvPB, with protein sequence MNDSAQHGAAKPEKPLIFELSKPGRVAYSLSACDVPELSPDAYIPAEMLRKIPAQLPEVYEVDVIRHYTELSRRNFGVDNGFYPLGSCTMKYNPKINEDTARFSGFAKIHPYQPEESLQGALELMYTLQNDLAVLTGMDQVTLQPAAGAHGEWTGLMMIRAYHESRGEKRTKVIVPDSSHGTNPASATVAGFETVTIKSNERGMVDLDALRAAVGSDTAALMLTNPSTLGLFEEQITQIAQIIHDAGGLLYYDGANSNAIMGITRPGDMGFDVVHLNLHKTMSTPHGGGGPGAGPVGVKSKLIPYLPKPIVGRREDGTYFFDYDRPESIGRVKAYYGNFGILVRAYTYIRTYGPEGLRHVSECAVLNANYMMHRLSSHYEIPYPGVCKHEFVMSGRGLKQYGVRTLDVAKRLLDFGYHPPTIYFPLNVEECIMIEPTETESKETLDGFIDTMIQIAEEARTTPELVIHAPYGTVVRRLDETTAARKPVLNCSC encoded by the coding sequence ATGAATGATTCCGCTCAGCATGGAGCCGCCAAGCCGGAGAAGCCGCTTATTTTCGAATTAAGCAAGCCTGGCCGCGTCGCCTACTCGCTTTCAGCCTGCGACGTTCCGGAACTGTCGCCTGATGCTTACATTCCAGCAGAGATGCTGCGCAAGATTCCAGCTCAGCTGCCCGAGGTCTACGAGGTCGATGTGATTCGTCACTATACGGAGCTGTCCCGCCGCAACTTCGGCGTCGACAACGGCTTCTACCCGCTCGGCTCCTGCACGATGAAATACAATCCCAAAATCAACGAGGATACGGCGCGCTTCAGCGGCTTCGCCAAAATCCATCCGTATCAGCCGGAAGAAAGCCTGCAGGGTGCTCTTGAGCTCATGTATACGCTGCAGAACGATTTGGCCGTGCTGACAGGCATGGACCAAGTGACGCTGCAGCCGGCTGCCGGCGCGCACGGCGAGTGGACGGGACTGATGATGATTCGCGCCTACCACGAAAGCCGCGGCGAGAAGCGGACCAAGGTTATCGTGCCGGACTCCTCGCATGGCACCAATCCAGCCAGCGCCACCGTCGCAGGCTTCGAGACGGTTACGATCAAATCCAATGAGCGCGGCATGGTCGATCTGGATGCGCTGCGTGCAGCCGTCGGCAGCGACACGGCCGCCCTTATGCTGACCAACCCAAGCACGCTCGGCCTGTTCGAGGAGCAAATCACGCAGATCGCGCAAATCATTCATGACGCGGGCGGCCTGCTCTATTATGACGGAGCCAACTCCAACGCCATTATGGGCATTACCCGTCCCGGCGATATGGGCTTCGACGTCGTTCACTTGAATTTGCACAAGACGATGAGCACGCCGCATGGCGGCGGCGGCCCGGGAGCCGGACCCGTCGGCGTTAAGAGCAAGCTCATTCCGTACCTGCCCAAGCCGATTGTCGGACGCCGCGAGGACGGCACGTACTTCTTCGATTACGATCGTCCGGAGTCCATCGGACGGGTCAAGGCCTACTACGGCAATTTCGGCATCCTTGTCCGCGCCTACACCTACATTCGCACATATGGCCCCGAAGGGCTGCGTCATGTATCGGAATGCGCCGTGCTGAACGCGAACTATATGATGCACCGCCTTTCCTCCCATTACGAGATTCCTTACCCAGGCGTCTGCAAGCATGAATTCGTCATGTCGGGCCGCGGCCTGAAGCAGTACGGCGTTCGAACACTCGATGTCGCCAAGCGGCTGCTCGACTTCGGCTATCATCCGCCGACCATCTATTTCCCGCTTAACGTCGAGGAGTGCATCATGATCGAGCCGACCGAAACCGAGAGCAAAGAAACGCTCGACGGCTTCATCGATACGATGATTCAGATTGCCGAGGAAGCAAGAACGACGCCGGAGCTTGTCATTCACGCGCCTTACGGCACCGTCGTCCGCCGTCTTGACGAGACGACAGCGGCACGTAAGCCTGTGCTGAACTGCAGCTGTTGA